Proteins encoded by one window of Nocardia goodfellowii:
- a CDS encoding Rieske 2Fe-2S domain-containing protein codes for MAVTPKGSGGKVRELDVGSVPTRYARGWHCLGLAESFRDGKPHSVQAFGTKLVIWADSKDELHVLDGYCRHMGGDLSMGSIKGDDIACPFHDWRWGANGKCTAIPYGKRVPPLARTRSWTTLERNGQLFVWHDHEANPPQEGVTIPYIDGAYTDADGNPSEQLGERWTPWVWNTMLIEGANCREIIDNVVDMAHFFYIHFAYPTFFKNVFEGHIATQFLESKNRQDVGTQKYGEVLLKSEASYYGPSWMLNSLINSYGGFEVKTMLINCHYPVSQDSFMLQWGLTAERPEGLDEEGGTKLAEKMMEGINVGFLGDVEIWKHKSKVENPLLCEEDGPVYQLRRWYDQFYVDVADVNPKSTDRFEFEVDTTKANIAWEAEVAENLRRRAEEEAAHTDQAEAGV; via the coding sequence ATGGCAGTTACCCCCAAGGGGAGCGGTGGCAAGGTTCGGGAACTCGATGTGGGTTCCGTGCCTACCCGTTATGCGCGGGGTTGGCATTGCCTTGGCTTGGCCGAATCGTTCCGCGACGGCAAGCCGCATTCGGTTCAGGCCTTCGGCACCAAGCTCGTGATCTGGGCCGATAGCAAGGACGAACTGCACGTGCTGGACGGCTACTGCCGGCACATGGGTGGCGACCTGAGCATGGGCTCGATCAAAGGCGACGACATCGCCTGCCCGTTCCACGACTGGCGCTGGGGCGCCAACGGAAAATGCACGGCGATCCCCTACGGCAAGCGGGTCCCGCCGTTGGCGCGCACCCGTTCGTGGACCACGCTGGAACGTAACGGTCAGCTGTTCGTCTGGCATGACCACGAAGCCAACCCGCCGCAAGAAGGCGTCACCATTCCCTACATCGACGGCGCCTACACCGACGCGGACGGCAACCCGTCCGAGCAACTCGGCGAACGCTGGACACCGTGGGTATGGAACACGATGCTGATCGAAGGCGCCAACTGCCGCGAGATCATCGACAACGTGGTCGATATGGCGCACTTCTTCTACATCCACTTCGCCTACCCGACTTTCTTCAAGAACGTTTTCGAGGGGCACATCGCCACTCAGTTCCTGGAGTCGAAGAACCGGCAGGACGTCGGGACGCAGAAATACGGTGAGGTGCTGCTGAAGTCGGAGGCGTCCTACTACGGCCCGTCCTGGATGCTGAATTCGCTGATCAACAGCTACGGCGGCTTCGAAGTCAAGACGATGCTGATCAACTGCCACTACCCGGTCTCGCAGGACTCGTTCATGTTGCAGTGGGGCTTGACCGCCGAGCGCCCCGAAGGGCTCGACGAAGAGGGCGGCACCAAGCTGGCGGAGAAGATGATGGAGGGCATCAACGTCGGCTTCCTCGGCGACGTGGAGATCTGGAAGCACAAGTCCAAGGTCGAAAACCCGCTGCTCTGTGAGGAAGACGGCCCGGTCTACCAGTTGCGCCGCTGGTACGACCAGTTCTACGTCGACGTCGCGGACGTCAACCCGAAGTCCACCGACCGCTTCGAATTCGAGGTGGACACCACCAAGGCGAACATCGCCTGGGAAGCCGAAGTCGCGGAAAACCTGCGGCGCCGGGCGGAAGAGGAAGCGGCGCACACCGATCAAGCGGAGGCGGGTGTCTGA